The following coding sequences are from one Ornithodoros turicata isolate Travis chromosome 1, ASM3712646v1, whole genome shotgun sequence window:
- the LOC135379067 gene encoding uncharacterized protein LOC135379067 encodes MILDFVVGSMQCFSVVENPEFKHLIQTLLPRRTVMTRKTLVLHLNNAFGAMKAAVTASLGEASTVCCTADCWTACNSIFGGHNAEDADESITDELHRTPDDIQLPKHHRCAAHTLNLVATVDSEKAQEDPLYGSVSDSVFTKCKALWKQQKQSVQAAEVIKEKLGRYLPVPNATRWNSTYVAMDFMNNVGKPMLDNVFDALCLPRLKRDDVAFINEYCQAMSGVAKALDILQGQDYMYMGTLLPTIQSLLRRLDTLPPMRYCTPLVTTLSAALRRRFSDQLAEPSFVIAAAVHPRFKFSWLGEGERKRAIGLVKEEYEAAAPVEGSPLSEGQDGEGADDDFFILQSTPGGSELDRWKKSPRGGLQALNDFPLIKDMFIKFNTGIPSSAPVERLFSVGRDTFGLKRGKLTDENFEKQLLLKCNKNFHGT; translated from the exons ATGATACTTGACTTTGTGGTCGGCAGCATGCAGTGTTTCTCTGTGGTGGAAAACCCAGAGTTCAAGCATCTCATTCAAACGCTGCTGCCACGGAGGACTGTAATGACGCGAAAGACGCTCGTGTTGCATCTAAACAACGCCTTCGGTGCAATGAAAGCGGCTGTGACAGCATCTCTGGGTGAGGCATCAACTGTCTGCTGTACAGCCGATTGCTGGACGGCTTGCAACAG CATCTTCGGCGGTCATAATGCTGAGGACGCTGACGAAAGCATCACGGACGAGCTGCACAGAACGCCGGATGATATTCAACTTCCGAAGCATCACCGCTGTGCTGCCCATACTCTGAACCTTGTGGCAACCGTCGACAGTGAGAAGGCGCAAGAAGACCCGTTGTACGGCAGCGTGTCAGATTCTGTGTTCACAAAATGCAAAGCATTGTGGAAGCAACAGAAGCAGTCAGTGCAAGCTGCGGAAGTTATCAAGGAAAAACTTGGAAGGTACCTTCCTGTCCCAAATGCTACACGGTGGAATTCCACTTATGTGGCTATGGACTTCATGAACAACGTAGGAAAACCGATGCTTGACAATGTTTTCGACGCTTTGTGTCTACCTCGGCTAAAGCGGGATGATGTGGCCTTCATAAATGAGTACTGCCAG GCTATGAGTGGTGTCGCTAAAGCTCTCGATATATTGCAAGGTCAAGATTACATGTACATGGGTACATTGCTGCCAACAATCCAGTCTCTTCTTCGCCGCCTAGATACGCTACCTCCAATGCGGTATTGCACACCATTGGTGACTACCCTTTCAGCGGCACTGAGACGAAG GTTTTCAGACCAGCTGGCAGAACCCAGCTTTGTCATCGCTGCTGCAGTCCATCCACGTTTTAAGTTTTCTTGGCTGGGAGAAGGCGAAAGGAAGAGGGCTATCGGCCTGGTGAAAGAAGAGTATGAAGCGGCAGCACCAGTAGAGGGATCACCGCTTTCAGAAGGCCAGGATGGCGAGGGTGCAGACGACGACTTCTTCATTTTGCAAAGCACCCCTGGAGGAAGTGAGCTTGATCGGTGGAAGAAAAGTCCCCGCGGTGGACTCCAAGCCCTCAACGACTTCCCCCTTATCAAGGACATGTTCATAAAATTCAACACGGGCATCCCGTCCAGTGCGCCTGTGGAACGCCTCTTCAGCGTTGGGAGGGACACGTTTGGTCTCAAGAGGGGAAAGCTGACTGACGAGAACTTTGAAAAACAGCTTCTTCTTAAGTGCAATAAAAACTTTCATGGCACTTAA